One window from the genome of Synechococcus sp. PROS-7-1 encodes:
- a CDS encoding Tic20 family protein: protein MSIPSWQRFLGLLAYLLPWSDAIPFGSHLMGQFPWLQWLTLPALPIALLEQGIPFGNLLIFFLLFLAVVRNPAVPYFIRFNTLQALLVDIIVVLLGYAFMILLQPLGGGLMLRTLSSTVVIAVLAVVIFALVECIRGREPDLPGLSQAVRMQLY from the coding sequence ATGTCCATCCCTTCCTGGCAACGGTTCCTGGGTCTTCTGGCCTATCTCCTTCCGTGGAGCGACGCGATTCCCTTCGGAAGTCACCTGATGGGGCAGTTTCCTTGGCTGCAGTGGCTGACGCTGCCCGCGCTGCCGATCGCACTCCTGGAGCAGGGAATCCCCTTCGGCAACCTGCTGATCTTCTTCCTGCTGTTCTTGGCCGTGGTCCGCAATCCGGCTGTGCCTTATTTCATCCGCTTCAACACCCTTCAAGCGTTGCTGGTGGACATCATCGTTGTGCTGCTCGGGTATGCCTTCATGATTCTCCTGCAGCCTTTGGGTGGCGGTTTGATGCTGAGAACCCTCTCCAGCACAGTGGTGATTGCCGTGCTGGCTGTCGTGATCTTCGCGCTGGTGGAATGCATCCGCGGTCGAGAACCTGATCTGCCGGGCCTGAGCCAGGCCGTGCGAATGCAGCTCTACTGA
- a CDS encoding cytochrome B6, which yields MANPLSFTTIGFTTAGDAANGLLFGWEIATVQKWALIYLGVSLLAFVVVWLVGALRTRP from the coding sequence ATGGCCAATCCCTTGAGCTTCACCACGATTGGCTTCACAACAGCTGGCGATGCGGCCAATGGTCTTTTGTTCGGTTGGGAGATCGCCACGGTTCAGAAGTGGGCGTTGATTTATCTGGGGGTATCGCTTCTGGCTTTTGTCGTGGTTTGGCTGGTGGGAGCTCTCAGGACCAGGCCATGA
- a CDS encoding DUF3134 domain-containing protein, with protein sequence MSALDGVNPALTRYGRKEPAPVLPLREEPDLLSWLETSGRLVEDEESSSPEVSTVEEEELSALMGEKEDYNAADEQNEENWED encoded by the coding sequence ATGAGCGCCCTTGACGGCGTCAATCCAGCTCTCACCCGCTACGGCCGAAAAGAACCAGCCCCGGTGCTTCCCTTGCGGGAAGAGCCTGATCTGCTGAGCTGGCTCGAAACCAGCGGGCGACTGGTGGAAGATGAGGAATCCAGCTCACCGGAAGTGAGCACCGTGGAAGAAGAAGAGCTGTCAGCTCTCATGGGCGAGAAAGAGGACTACAACGCTGCTGACGAGCAGAACGAGGAAAACTGGGAAGACTGA
- a CDS encoding HAD family hydrolase, whose product MKVGLNLLHLHLHGLFRSHDLELGRDADTGGQTLYVLELVRSLAARAEVDHVEVVTRLIQDRRVSADYARVEESIAPGASIRRFSFGPKRYLRKEQLWPHLDELADQLVLQLQATDRRPDWIHAHYADAGYVGALVSRRLGLPLVFTGHSLGREKLRRLLAAGGDREQIEQTYSISRRIDAEELALAHADLVITSTRQERDHQYSRYGRFQADRADVVPPGVDARRFHPRSTPQESADVSAMVQSFLREPQRPPLLAICRADRRKNIPALVEAFGRSSVLRERHNLVLVLGNRDDSRQMDRQQRDVFQQIFELVDRYDLYGSVAYPKHHRRDQVPAIYRWAAERKGLFVNPALTEPFGLTLLEAAASGLPMVATDDGGPREIQRRCENGLLVDVTDRESLQDGLERAGSDPARWRRWSDNGVEAVSRHYSWDAHVCSYLALMQGRLSPSAAAVKLLERPVAQANPLGDRLLLLDLDSSLEQPDAEALQALRHQLTASAGLPMGPGLGIITGRSLAAARQRFIELQLPDPSVWITQAGTEIHYGQEDQSDRLWSAEIGVDWQREGVEKALADLGDHITLQAPGNQGPFKVSYLLRQPGPSVLPLIRQRLRQQHQAARPNLRCHWFLDVLPLRASRSEAIRFLSLRWSLPLDRFLVVASQQGDLELVQGLPAAVIPSDHDPCLDGCRQLQRVYFADRARLSGVLEGLQHYRFLNARSRADQSSI is encoded by the coding sequence ATGAAAGTGGGACTGAATCTGCTTCATCTTCATCTTCATGGTCTGTTCCGTTCCCATGATCTGGAGCTAGGACGAGATGCTGATACCGGTGGTCAGACCCTCTACGTCCTTGAACTGGTTCGAAGTCTTGCGGCCCGCGCCGAGGTTGATCACGTTGAAGTGGTCACCCGCTTGATTCAGGACCGTCGCGTCTCTGCGGATTACGCCCGGGTTGAAGAATCGATTGCCCCTGGGGCGAGCATCCGACGTTTCAGCTTCGGGCCAAAGCGTTATCTGCGTAAAGAGCAGCTTTGGCCCCATCTTGATGAGCTGGCGGATCAGCTGGTCCTTCAACTGCAAGCTACGGATCGACGTCCGGACTGGATTCATGCGCACTACGCCGATGCCGGTTATGTAGGCGCCCTGGTGAGTCGACGTCTGGGACTGCCGCTCGTCTTTACGGGTCATTCCTTGGGTCGAGAAAAGTTGCGCCGTTTGTTGGCGGCAGGTGGTGATCGTGAGCAGATCGAGCAGACCTACTCGATCAGTCGCCGCATCGATGCCGAGGAACTGGCGCTCGCCCATGCGGATCTTGTGATCACCAGCACCCGTCAGGAGCGAGATCATCAGTATTCCCGTTACGGGCGGTTTCAGGCAGATCGCGCTGACGTCGTACCCCCCGGGGTTGATGCACGACGGTTCCACCCCCGAAGCACCCCGCAAGAATCAGCGGATGTCTCAGCCATGGTGCAGTCGTTCCTGCGTGAGCCTCAGCGACCTCCGCTCTTGGCGATCTGCCGGGCTGATCGGCGCAAGAACATTCCTGCGCTGGTGGAAGCGTTTGGTCGATCTTCGGTTCTGCGCGAGCGTCACAATCTTGTTCTGGTGCTCGGGAATCGGGATGACTCTCGCCAGATGGATCGGCAGCAGCGGGACGTGTTCCAGCAGATCTTTGAACTGGTCGACCGCTATGACCTCTACGGGTCAGTTGCTTATCCCAAGCACCATCGCCGTGATCAGGTCCCGGCGATTTACCGCTGGGCTGCTGAGCGCAAAGGGCTGTTTGTGAATCCAGCCCTAACGGAGCCGTTTGGTTTGACCCTGTTGGAGGCCGCTGCTTCCGGGCTGCCCATGGTGGCCACAGACGATGGAGGGCCCCGCGAGATCCAGCGTCGTTGTGAGAACGGACTGCTGGTGGATGTCACCGACCGCGAGTCCCTCCAGGATGGCCTCGAACGTGCTGGATCAGATCCAGCGCGCTGGCGTCGCTGGAGTGATAACGGGGTGGAAGCCGTCAGTCGTCATTACAGCTGGGACGCACATGTCTGCAGTTATCTGGCGTTAATGCAGGGACGTCTCAGCCCCTCTGCTGCTGCGGTGAAGCTGCTTGAGCGACCTGTTGCGCAAGCCAACCCTCTGGGTGATCGCTTGCTCCTGCTCGACCTCGATAGCAGCCTCGAACAACCCGACGCTGAGGCATTGCAGGCTCTGCGCCATCAGCTCACAGCGTCCGCAGGTCTGCCCATGGGGCCTGGACTTGGCATCATCACGGGTCGGTCTCTAGCGGCCGCTAGGCAGCGATTTATCGAATTGCAGCTACCGGATCCTTCCGTCTGGATCACCCAGGCCGGAACAGAGATTCACTACGGCCAGGAGGATCAGTCCGATCGTCTTTGGTCCGCTGAGATCGGTGTCGATTGGCAGCGTGAGGGTGTGGAAAAGGCTTTGGCCGATTTAGGCGATCACATCACGCTGCAGGCCCCTGGCAATCAAGGCCCTTTCAAGGTCAGTTACCTCCTCAGGCAGCCAGGACCTTCCGTGCTTCCTCTGATCCGTCAGCGTCTCCGGCAGCAGCATCAAGCAGCCCGTCCCAACCTTCGCTGCCATTGGTTTCTGGATGTGCTTCCGCTTCGGGCATCCCGCAGTGAAGCCATCCGTTTTCTCTCCCTGCGTTGGTCTCTTCCACTGGACCGGTTTCTGGTCGTCGCCAGTCAGCAGGGGGATCTTGAGTTGGTTCAAGGCCTCCCTGCTGCGGTGATTCCCTCGGATCATGACCCCTGCCTGGATGGATGCCGCCAGCTGCAAAGGGTGTACTTCGCCGATCGCGCCCGTCTGTCTGGGGTCCTGGAGGGGCTCCAGCACTATCGATTCCTGAATGCACGCTCGCGTGCGGATCAGTCTTCGATCTGA
- a CDS encoding calcium:proton antiporter: MHRTLRNSVSLLKSNYGTTWSLLLLPAMAAAVIRAPSPESTLDLLLRFLAYGVALIPLARVISILVDQLSEHLGDRYSGVVSVGLGNLVELVVSITALASGLYRLVVISVAGAVITNCLLVLGISTFVAGRREQHVQIDDRSTNLQARQLMLSLLFLAVPTVFSLGKGLNPMEGTDQLDNFAVYSLVVAVMILLYYVLSFVLQLGTHRSFFSHSQDQQHLPGSAVESAGGQTARGQTVADSSSHHGIGAILIAMLVVSGAVVLVSDPLVETLEVLLKNSPLGELFIGLILLPLFGSTAEGVISIGAAAKGRMDLAITSTLESSGQLLMFVLPMLVLLGWPMGRYLHLSVPLMALGCTGFAVVAVHWITENNQLDWYEGIQLITLYTVIMLGTLLL, encoded by the coding sequence ATGCATCGCACCCTGCGCAACTCCGTCAGCCTGCTGAAGAGCAATTACGGCACCACCTGGTCCTTGCTCCTGCTTCCAGCCATGGCTGCGGCAGTCATCAGAGCACCATCGCCCGAAAGCACCCTGGATCTGCTTCTGCGCTTTTTGGCGTATGGAGTTGCTTTGATTCCTCTGGCCAGGGTGATCTCCATCCTCGTGGATCAACTGAGCGAACACCTTGGCGATCGCTACAGCGGCGTGGTGAGTGTTGGCCTGGGGAATCTGGTGGAACTGGTTGTGAGCATCACAGCCCTTGCCAGCGGTTTATACCGCCTTGTGGTGATCTCGGTTGCCGGTGCGGTGATCACGAACTGCCTCCTGGTGTTGGGCATCAGCACCTTCGTGGCAGGCCGCCGGGAACAGCATGTTCAGATCGACGACCGCAGCACCAACCTGCAGGCTCGCCAATTGATGCTGAGCCTTCTGTTTCTGGCAGTGCCGACCGTCTTCAGTCTCGGCAAAGGACTGAATCCGATGGAAGGCACCGATCAACTGGACAACTTTGCGGTGTACTCGCTGGTGGTGGCCGTGATGATTCTTCTGTATTACGTGCTGTCCTTCGTGCTGCAGCTAGGAACCCACCGGTCCTTTTTCAGCCACTCCCAGGATCAGCAGCATCTGCCGGGCTCTGCAGTGGAGAGCGCTGGAGGGCAGACAGCTAGAGGGCAGACAGTGGCAGACAGCAGTTCACACCACGGCATCGGAGCCATCCTGATCGCCATGTTGGTGGTCAGTGGCGCCGTGGTGCTGGTGTCCGATCCTCTGGTGGAGACACTGGAAGTTCTGCTCAAAAACAGTCCACTGGGTGAACTCTTCATCGGATTAATCCTGCTTCCTCTGTTCGGTTCCACCGCCGAAGGGGTGATCTCCATTGGTGCCGCCGCAAAAGGTCGCATGGATCTGGCCATCACCAGCACCCTCGAATCCAGCGGCCAGCTGTTGATGTTCGTGTTGCCGATGTTGGTGCTGTTGGGCTGGCCCATGGGTCGATATCTGCATTTGAGCGTGCCACTGATGGCCCTCGGGTGCACAGGGTTCGCTGTTGTCGCCGTGCACTGGATCACAGAAAACAATCAACTGGATTGGTATGAGGGAATTCAGCTGATCACGCTCTATACAGTGATCATGCTTGGCACTCTTCTTCTATAA
- the rpsF gene encoding 30S ribosomal protein S6, translating into MTQQPYYETMYILRPDIPEEEVESHLTKYRDILVEAGADVLDNQMRGKRRLAYPIAKHKEGIYVQLSHNGDGQQVAVLEKVMRLSEDVIRYLTVKQEGPLPAPRVVPGTEPAAPQPEPAETSA; encoded by the coding sequence ATGACCCAGCAGCCTTACTACGAAACCATGTACATCCTCCGCCCGGACATACCGGAAGAGGAGGTTGAATCCCATCTCACCAAATACCGCGACATCCTGGTCGAAGCGGGCGCCGACGTGCTCGACAACCAGATGCGCGGGAAGCGACGCCTGGCCTATCCGATCGCCAAGCACAAGGAAGGCATCTATGTGCAGCTCAGCCACAACGGTGATGGTCAACAAGTTGCTGTGCTCGAAAAGGTGATGCGTCTCAGCGAGGATGTGATCCGTTATCTCACGGTGAAGCAGGAAGGACCTCTGCCCGCACCGCGCGTCGTGCCCGGCACCGAGCCCGCTGCTCCCCAGCCGGAACCCGCGGAAACCTCTGCCTGA
- a CDS encoding shikimate dehydrogenase → MISGTTGLIGLLGQPVRHSLSPAMHNAALEAMGLDWRYLALPCAKSDLGSVLSGLRAVNCRGLNVTIPHKQAVASHCTELSALASRLQAVNTLIPADNGGWYGHNTDAEGFLAPLQDTSEAWRGGTAIVLGCGGSARAVVAGLQQLPLNAIHIAGRRDTALAAFLNDLHQPAEEETVPLVGIPLEENRIREVLTQACLVVNTTPVGMEGHQNGSAMPLDQDIWNDLEASTTLYDLIYTPRPTPWLTLGAERGCRTIDGLEMLIQQGAASLRRWSGCTTVPVEVMRQAALNSLASTQR, encoded by the coding sequence ATGATCAGCGGAACCACCGGTCTGATCGGCCTGCTAGGGCAACCGGTGCGTCACTCGCTCTCACCGGCGATGCACAATGCCGCCCTTGAGGCCATGGGGCTTGATTGGCGCTACCTGGCGTTGCCCTGTGCGAAGTCGGATCTGGGCTCTGTGCTGAGCGGCCTCAGAGCCGTGAACTGCCGCGGCCTAAACGTGACCATCCCGCACAAGCAAGCCGTGGCCTCCCATTGCACGGAGCTGAGTGCTCTGGCCTCGCGTCTCCAAGCCGTGAACACTCTCATCCCTGCCGACAACGGCGGCTGGTACGGCCACAACACCGACGCGGAGGGATTTCTGGCTCCTCTGCAAGACACGTCAGAGGCGTGGCGCGGCGGCACGGCGATCGTGCTGGGCTGCGGTGGCAGTGCCCGTGCTGTTGTGGCAGGGCTTCAGCAACTGCCCCTGAACGCCATCCACATCGCCGGTCGACGGGACACAGCACTGGCAGCCTTCCTGAACGATCTGCATCAACCCGCCGAGGAGGAGACGGTCCCTCTGGTTGGCATCCCCCTTGAGGAAAACAGGATCCGGGAGGTTCTCACCCAGGCCTGCCTTGTGGTGAACACCACTCCAGTGGGGATGGAGGGGCACCAGAACGGAAGCGCCATGCCCCTGGATCAGGACATCTGGAACGATCTCGAGGCAAGCACAACGCTCTACGACCTCATTTACACACCAAGACCCACTCCCTGGCTGACACTGGGGGCAGAACGGGGTTGCCGCACCATCGATGGCCTGGAGATGCTGATCCAACAGGGGGCCGCTTCTCTTCGCCGTTGGAGCGGCTGCACCACGGTGCCGGTGGAGGTCATGCGCCAGGCGGCCCTCAACAGCCTTGCCTCAACGCAGCGCTGA
- a CDS encoding argininosuccinate synthase produces MGRAKKVVLAYSGGVDTSVCIPYLKQEWGVEEVITFAADLGQGDELEPIRRKALDAGASQSLVGDLIQPFIEEFAFPAIRANALYEGRYPLSTALARPLIARRLVEVAREVGADAVAHGCTGKGNDQVRFDVAIAALAPDLKVLTPAREWGMSREETIAYGERCGLPAPVSKKSPYSIDLNLLGRSVEAGPLEDPMQAPPEEVFAMTVSIDAAPSVAEEIEIAFEAGNPVSINGQRLDPVALIREANRLAGSHGIGRLDMIENRVVGIKSREIYETPGLLLLIQAHQELESLTLAADVLRTKRQLEMQWADLVYQGLWFGPLKEALDGFMDRTQSQVNGVVRLRLHKGNAIVTGRGSSDSSLYVPEMASYGSEDQFDHRAAEGFIYVWGLPIRLWSAARRR; encoded by the coding sequence ATGGGACGCGCCAAGAAGGTTGTGCTCGCTTACTCCGGTGGTGTGGATACGAGTGTCTGCATCCCGTATCTCAAGCAGGAGTGGGGTGTTGAGGAGGTGATCACCTTTGCTGCTGACCTCGGCCAAGGCGATGAGCTGGAGCCGATTCGGCGTAAGGCTCTCGATGCCGGCGCTAGTCAGTCGTTGGTGGGGGATCTCATCCAGCCTTTCATCGAAGAGTTTGCCTTTCCCGCCATCCGTGCCAACGCTCTTTATGAGGGTCGCTACCCCTTGTCCACCGCTCTGGCGCGACCGCTGATTGCCCGGCGGCTTGTGGAGGTCGCGCGGGAGGTCGGCGCGGATGCTGTGGCCCATGGATGCACTGGCAAGGGCAACGATCAGGTGCGGTTTGACGTGGCGATTGCCGCCTTGGCTCCTGATCTCAAGGTGCTCACGCCTGCCAGGGAATGGGGGATGAGCAGGGAGGAAACGATTGCCTATGGCGAGCGCTGCGGCCTCCCAGCGCCGGTGAGCAAGAAATCTCCCTACTCCATCGATCTCAATCTTCTTGGTCGCAGCGTTGAAGCCGGTCCTCTGGAGGATCCGATGCAGGCTCCCCCTGAAGAGGTGTTCGCCATGACGGTGTCCATCGATGCGGCGCCCTCGGTTGCTGAAGAGATCGAGATCGCCTTCGAAGCTGGCAACCCTGTGAGTATCAACGGCCAGCGTCTGGATCCTGTTGCCTTGATTCGAGAGGCCAATCGTTTGGCTGGATCCCATGGCATCGGTCGACTCGACATGATCGAGAACCGGGTGGTGGGGATCAAGAGTCGAGAGATCTATGAAACGCCAGGCTTGCTACTGCTGATCCAGGCCCATCAGGAACTGGAGAGTCTCACCCTTGCTGCTGATGTGCTCCGCACCAAGCGACAACTGGAGATGCAATGGGCTGATTTGGTGTATCAAGGTCTGTGGTTCGGTCCGCTCAAGGAGGCCCTCGATGGCTTTATGGATCGCACCCAGAGCCAAGTGAACGGCGTGGTGCGGCTGCGCCTGCACAAGGGCAATGCCATCGTCACCGGGAGGGGGTCCAGCGACAGCAGCCTCTACGTTCCTGAAATGGCCTCTTATGGCAGCGAGGATCAATTTGATCACCGGGCTGCCGAAGGCTTCATTTATGTCTGGGGTCTGCCCATACGTCTCTGGTCGGCCGCCCGTCGTCGTTGA
- a CDS encoding alpha/beta fold hydrolase has protein sequence MRWIRCSLAAAAASAALALSGSPAAALERLVLRMPYLGVDFTINLGDGRSVEEVIQSSPDLVDLDRASDGRLLALLKKVFLSPLPIELRGFLEGSTGQPLLEQALKAAAYIVNLEGVPSDTSGSMLTKALIRAYENGQDNLLGFLYQLPGEEASIDLSKLGEAVNRLMANQKDGLELVKVGSASPVSTDFFESLRLATSRREIIRVSVQHREEPLRVLVVKPNGAGNQRLVVISHGLWDDPESFEAWAEVLVANGYVVVLPDHPGSNLNQQRAMLAGDQPPPGPEELRLRPLDVSALLTAVEKGRFLADRDLNTKEVAVVGHSWGATTTLQLAGGSPTDQKLKARCRDPKDSERNISWVLQCSWLSGINKAGVADSRVKTVVAVSPPLRLLFDPDKSLDRADPTRSSRPKILLISGTRDWIVPSGPEAVSPMRDTQAARLGHRLVLVDGGTHFNLRSFRGQAPKAVIGPVLLAWINQQLNVPASPTFEEGRWGHPDRRLVDVSSQL, from the coding sequence ATGCGCTGGATTCGTTGCTCCCTCGCTGCAGCTGCAGCCAGTGCTGCCCTAGCTCTCAGTGGATCTCCTGCGGCCGCATTGGAACGGCTTGTCTTGCGGATGCCCTATCTGGGCGTCGACTTCACCATCAATCTTGGAGATGGTCGATCGGTCGAGGAGGTCATTCAATCCAGCCCGGATCTTGTTGATCTCGACCGTGCTTCAGACGGTCGACTGCTCGCTCTGCTCAAGAAAGTTTTCCTGAGTCCATTACCGATTGAGCTCCGGGGGTTTTTGGAAGGCTCCACCGGCCAGCCCCTCTTGGAGCAGGCACTCAAAGCTGCTGCCTACATCGTCAATCTCGAAGGGGTTCCTTCCGATACCAGTGGATCGATGCTTACGAAAGCGTTGATTCGCGCTTACGAGAATGGCCAGGACAATCTTCTCGGCTTCCTTTACCAACTTCCTGGAGAGGAGGCTTCCATCGATCTTTCCAAGCTTGGAGAGGCGGTCAACCGCTTGATGGCCAATCAAAAAGACGGCCTGGAGCTCGTGAAGGTCGGCTCTGCTTCTCCAGTGTCGACTGACTTTTTTGAGTCTCTTCGTCTTGCGACTTCGCGTCGAGAAATCATTCGCGTGTCCGTGCAGCACCGTGAGGAGCCTCTGCGCGTTCTCGTTGTGAAGCCAAACGGGGCGGGAAACCAACGGCTAGTGGTCATTTCCCATGGTCTTTGGGATGACCCGGAGTCATTTGAAGCCTGGGCCGAGGTTCTCGTTGCCAATGGCTATGTCGTCGTGCTGCCAGACCATCCAGGCAGCAATCTCAATCAGCAGAGGGCGATGCTGGCGGGTGATCAGCCACCACCGGGTCCAGAAGAGCTGCGTTTGCGCCCTTTGGACGTGTCAGCGCTGCTGACGGCTGTCGAGAAAGGTCGGTTTCTTGCTGATCGCGACCTCAACACCAAAGAAGTGGCCGTGGTCGGCCACTCGTGGGGAGCTACGACGACGCTCCAGTTGGCGGGTGGTAGTCCGACGGATCAGAAGTTGAAAGCCCGTTGCCGTGATCCCAAGGATTCTGAGCGCAACATCAGTTGGGTGTTGCAGTGCAGTTGGCTCTCAGGGATCAACAAAGCAGGCGTTGCAGATTCCAGGGTGAAGACAGTGGTTGCGGTGAGTCCCCCCCTGCGGCTTCTGTTCGATCCAGACAAGTCGCTGGACCGGGCGGATCCGACTCGATCTTCTCGCCCGAAGATTTTGTTGATCAGCGGCACGCGTGACTGGATTGTTCCTTCAGGCCCGGAAGCCGTGTCCCCTATGCGTGACACGCAGGCCGCCCGGCTTGGCCATCGCCTGGTGCTTGTGGACGGTGGCACCCATTTCAATTTGCGCAGTTTTCGCGGCCAAGCTCCGAAGGCTGTGATTGGGCCAGTGCTGCTGGCTTGGATCAATCAACAATTGAATGTCCCGGCCTCGCCCACGTTTGAGGAAGGTCGTTGGGGCCATCCCGATCGACGTCTTGTGGATGTCAGCAGTCAGCTCTGA
- the mraY gene encoding phospho-N-acetylmuramoyl-pentapeptide-transferase, which translates to MLIGAVGTAAFLSDRLIPNSLLSLPLIAATLVSTLITWWGVPRLRALKMGQVIRTEGPQGHLSKSGTPTMGGLLVVPVGVIIGGLVSSEGRSAQQLLAIALVTLAYMVIGGVDDWSSLTKRTNTGLTPRGKLLLQATAAVLFLGWAGWQGWIEHTVSLPFNLELPLHWLIWPLALFVFLAESNATNLTDGLDGLASGCGALVFTGLALQLMLRGNAGDPALAGFCMGMAGCWLGFLIHNRNPAKVFMGDTGSLAMGAALTAVALLSDSLWPLLLMGGVFLAESVSVIVQVWVFKATKGADGQGRRIFRMAPLHHHFELGGTPEQVVVPLFWLVTAGLVMLGLGLHPN; encoded by the coding sequence ATTCTGATCGGCGCGGTTGGCACCGCGGCCTTTCTTTCAGACCGCTTGATCCCCAACAGCCTGTTGAGCCTGCCGCTCATAGCCGCGACACTGGTGTCAACCCTGATCACCTGGTGGGGAGTCCCCAGGTTGCGCGCCTTGAAGATGGGTCAGGTGATCCGAACGGAAGGCCCCCAGGGTCACCTCAGCAAATCCGGAACGCCCACGATGGGCGGACTGCTGGTGGTGCCCGTTGGCGTGATCATCGGGGGGCTCGTGAGCAGCGAGGGGCGCAGCGCGCAGCAGCTTCTGGCCATTGCACTGGTGACCCTCGCGTACATGGTCATCGGTGGTGTGGATGACTGGAGCAGCCTCACCAAACGCACCAACACCGGTCTCACGCCCCGAGGCAAGCTGCTGCTTCAAGCCACAGCAGCCGTGCTGTTCCTGGGCTGGGCCGGATGGCAGGGCTGGATTGAACACACAGTGAGCCTGCCGTTCAATCTTGAGCTTCCGCTCCATTGGCTGATCTGGCCCCTGGCTCTGTTTGTGTTTCTTGCCGAGAGCAATGCCACCAACCTCACCGATGGCCTCGATGGTCTGGCATCCGGCTGCGGAGCCCTTGTGTTCACTGGGCTGGCCCTGCAGCTGATGCTTCGAGGCAATGCCGGCGATCCTGCGCTGGCGGGATTTTGCATGGGCATGGCTGGCTGCTGGCTGGGATTTCTGATCCACAACCGCAATCCCGCCAAGGTGTTCATGGGAGATACAGGCTCCCTCGCAATGGGAGCAGCGCTCACCGCCGTGGCCCTCCTCTCCGACAGTCTCTGGCCCCTGCTTCTGATGGGCGGTGTTTTTCTCGCCGAGTCCGTTTCAGTGATCGTGCAGGTGTGGGTGTTCAAAGCCACCAAAGGAGCCGACGGTCAGGGGCGCCGCATCTTCCGGATGGCACCGCTCCATCACCATTTCGAACTCGGAGGAACGCCAGAGCAAGTGGTGGTGCCCTTGTTCTGGCTGGTTACGGCGGGTCTGGTCATGCTGGGGCTTGGGCTTCACCCGAACTGA
- the purT gene encoding formate-dependent phosphoribosylglycinamide formyltransferase: protein MTTLPATILLLGSGELGKEVAIAAQRLGCHVIACDRYADAPAMQVADESEVLAMTDRAALLDVVRRHRPTVVIPEIEALAVNALAELEDEGITVIPTARATAVTMNRDRIRDLAAGELALRTARFAYAASAEELQAEAPALGWPVVVKPVMSSSGKGQSVVDGPEGLNEAWEAAMANARGTSTHVIVEEFLRFDLEITLLTIRQKDGSTVFCPPIGHEQARGDYQCSWQPAALSDKQLNEAKAMARTVTDNLGGAGLFGVEFFLCGDEVIFSELSPRPHDTGLVTLISQNLSEFELHLRAVLGLPIPAIRCADAAASRVILADRHGSRVTYSGMEEALKESDTSVFLFGKRDARPGRRMGVALARGEHQAEARAKADRSAAAVRLQIED from the coding sequence ATGACGACGTTGCCAGCCACCATTTTGCTGCTGGGGAGCGGTGAACTGGGCAAAGAGGTGGCCATTGCTGCCCAGCGCCTGGGATGCCATGTCATCGCCTGCGATCGCTATGCCGATGCTCCGGCCATGCAAGTGGCCGATGAGTCAGAGGTGCTGGCGATGACCGACCGCGCAGCCTTACTGGACGTGGTTCGCCGGCACCGGCCCACTGTTGTGATTCCGGAAATTGAAGCGCTGGCAGTGAATGCTCTCGCTGAACTGGAGGATGAGGGAATCACTGTGATTCCGACGGCACGTGCAACAGCCGTCACCATGAATCGCGATCGCATCCGTGACCTGGCCGCTGGTGAACTGGCCTTGCGCACTGCACGCTTCGCCTATGCCGCCAGTGCAGAAGAACTGCAAGCTGAAGCCCCGGCCCTCGGCTGGCCTGTGGTGGTGAAACCGGTGATGAGCTCCTCAGGCAAAGGCCAAAGCGTTGTGGATGGACCGGAGGGACTAAATGAGGCCTGGGAGGCGGCCATGGCCAATGCCCGAGGAACATCCACCCACGTGATTGTGGAGGAATTCCTGCGCTTCGATCTGGAAATCACCCTTCTCACCATCCGTCAGAAGGATGGCTCCACAGTGTTCTGCCCGCCCATCGGTCATGAACAGGCACGAGGCGATTACCAATGCAGCTGGCAACCAGCTGCTCTCAGCGACAAACAGCTGAATGAGGCGAAAGCCATGGCACGCACCGTGACGGACAACCTTGGAGGTGCCGGACTGTTCGGTGTGGAATTCTTTCTCTGTGGAGACGAGGTGATTTTCTCGGAGCTGTCACCCCGCCCCCATGACACGGGTCTCGTGACCTTGATCAGCCAGAACCTCAGCGAATTCGAATTGCACCTGCGTGCAGTGCTGGGGCTTCCGATCCCGGCGATCCGCTGCGCCGATGCCGCAGCCAGCCGCGTCATCCTGGCCGACAGGCACGGCAGCCGCGTCACTTACAGCGGCATGGAAGAAGCACTCAAAGAAAGCGACACCAGTGTGTTTCTCTTCGGCAAACGCGACGCCCGGCCGGGACGGCGGATGGGGGTGGCATTGGCTCGAGGCGAACATCAAGCCGAGGCCCGTGCCAAAGCAGATCGCAGTGCTGCAGCCGTACGCCTTCAGATCGAAGACTGA